From a single Podarcis raffonei isolate rPodRaf1 chromosome 10, rPodRaf1.pri, whole genome shotgun sequence genomic region:
- the RAB21 gene encoding ras-related protein Rab-21 has protein sequence MAASAATSGAGGGAAGGGRSFSFKVVLLGEGCVGKTSLVLRYCENKFNDKHITTLQASFLTKKLNIGGKRVNLAIWDTAGQERFHALGPIYYRDSNGAILVYDITDEDSFQKVKNWVKELRKMLGNEICLCIVGNKIDLDKERHVSIQEAETYAESVGAKHYHTSAKQNKGIEELFLDLCKRMIETAQVDERARGNGSSQSGTARRGVQIIDDEPAAQTSGGCCSSG, from the exons ATGGCGGCGTCGGCGGCGACCTCTGGCGCGGGAGGCGGCGCTGCCGGCGGCGGGAGAAGCTTTTCCTTCAAGGTGGTCCTGCTGGGCGAAGGCTGCGTGGGGAAAACCTCGCTGGTCCTCCGCTACTGCGAGAACAAGTTCAATGACAAGCACATCACCACCCTACAG GCATCTTTTCTAACAAAGAAGCTAAATATTGGAGGAAAAAGAGTAAACCTTGCAATATGG GATACAGCAGGGCAAGAAAGATTTCATGCACTGGGTCCTATTTACTACAGAGACTCTAATGGAGCTATTTTAGTGTATGATATAACAGATGAAGACTCTTTCCAGAAG GTAAAAAACTGGGTCAAAGAATTAAGAAAAATGTTGGGAAATGAAATTTGTCTATGCATAGTTG GTAACAAAATAGATTTGGACAAGGAAAGACATGTCTCTATTCAAGAAGCAGAAAC GTATGCAGAATCGGTGGGAGCAAAACACTATCACACATCAGCCAAACAGAACAAAGGCATAGAAGAACTCTTTCTTGACCTGTGTAAAA GAATGATAGAAACAGCGCAAGTCGATGAGAGAGCACGAGGCAATGGTTCCAGTCAGTCAGGAACTGCAAGGCGGGGAGTACAGATAATTGATGATGAACCAGCAGCTCAGACCAGTGGAGGCTGCTGCTCATCTGGATAA